CACAGCAGATGCCCGCGTGTATCGGTGGGTCACAAGTGAGTCCCCCGCTGCCCGTAGCCGCCCCCCCACATCCTGCCGGCCCCGCGCAGGCGCACTCAGAGACTCCGCGGGGGCTGCGGGTTGTTGCTATTCGCCCACCGCCGCCCCTCGCAGCGGCACGTAATCATACGTCATCACGCCGCGCTCATCACGTGCTGCCCGCAAAGCGGGGCAGGTCAGGATGTACCGCACTGACGATACCCTACACTCCCCCACCCCGCCGGGGCGGGCACCCGCCACCACCCCCTACCCAACAGCGACCCCCCTGAACCCcctccctccgcaccccccccGCACTCCCCTGACGCCCCCCGCCGTCTCCCGCCATCCCCTTCCCTCATCCCCCTCCCGATCCCCAAAAATcccctccttccccgctcccgcgcgctcccagcctgccccgcggCTCTCATTTGCATgagggcggggccgccgccccctttttccgCGCCAAAGCTGTGGCGCGCCGGCGCTTTCCCGCGCTAAACCCTTTAATTTCTCAACACGGAGGTGgaagttgcggggggggggtcagcgcatattggggacccccgggggggttCCGGGGGGGGTACGgacaccgacacccccccccccccccggggctcagaGGGCTCTTCTCCTGCACCCCAGAATGGAGACCAGCAGCAGCGCCTCGGTGACAGCGGGGGGGAcgctgcgggggggggaaatggggggtgTCAGTCGggtgtaaggggggggggggaagaccccAAAaaagcccccccgctcccccccccgacCCACCTGCAGAGGCCGAAGAGGAGCCAGAAGGAGCCGCCGTCCCAGTcctccagcagggccagggccaggcccaggGCAGCCGCCACGTgggcccccagcgctgccccacgtcagggaaaatcaccccaaaaacgggggggggcggcccctcccccccgggcacccccccacAGGGCGGAATTGGGCgaaacccgccccccccccgggcctggcagggccccccCGCGACCTTTGGAGGGGGGAGGAACCTCCCTGATGGCAGCCCCCCGCATTTCAGGGATCCCCCCCTCATTtcggacccccccacacacaccattTGGGGCTCCCCCCCCCGTTTTTGGCCCCCCTCCCATGTCGGGCCCTGTCCCCCCTTATCTTtcgccccccccacacccttaTTTCGGGCCCCCCCCGTGTTTCAGGGTCACCCCCCGTGTTTCGTGCGTGTCCCCCCCATttcggggtcccccccccccgtttcaGGGCCTCCCCCCACGGTTTGGGTTTGGGGTCCCCCATTTCAGgcccctccccccctccagttttaggccccccccccctccccagttttaGGGCCCCCCCATTtttagggtgtccccccccgggtttTGGGCCCCCCCCAGGATACAGAAGAGGCTCTGCCCGGGCCGGAACATGGAGACCCCCGAGAAGAACCCGACGAACtcgacccccagcagccccagggccccccccagggccccccacaGCCtgcggggacacagggggggTCGGAGCGGGGGGGATGGACACGGGGACCCCCCCGGTGGGGACACGAGTGGGTCGGGGGGGGCGGCGCCCcacgggggcaggaggggacgtgGGAGGGCACCGAGATGGtggagggggggacacggtgggggggggggcacagggacaccctgtgtggggggacacggggggggcacagggggtggggggggagacaGAGACCCCCCCCAGTGGGGACACGagtgggtcgggggggggggtgggcaccccacgggggacaggaggggacggggggggacacactgggggggcacagagTCACccttgggggggggacaggaggcggggggacacgggggggggtgtggggggcaccgagaagccggggggggggggggggacacgtgggggggCCTCACCACCGCTGGGCGCGGGCGTATTCCTCCGCCGAAAAGTCGGGGGGCAGTGAGGCCCGGacggggggggtcctgggggggggggggggacacggggggggacacatgggcgtgc
This sequence is a window from Chroicocephalus ridibundus unplaced genomic scaffold, bChrRid1.1 SCAFFOLD_567, whole genome shotgun sequence. Protein-coding genes within it:
- the LOC134509497 gene encoding transmembrane protein 107-like, encoding MPPRGLLVPARFLALTAHLVLLVLLGGDTVSPVRASLPPDFSAEEYARAQRWLWGALGGALGLLGVEFVGFFSGVSMFRPGQSLFSLGAHVAAALGLALALLEDWDGGSFWLLFGLCSVPPAVTEALLLVSILGCRRRAL